In Phaseolus vulgaris cultivar G19833 chromosome 7, P. vulgaris v2.0, whole genome shotgun sequence, the genomic stretch GTGTTGTGGGATTTCAAAATTGTTTGTGGATTAATAGAAGGTTAATCCTAATCACAAATAATCTATGATGTATTAATCATcataaaatatacatataacTCCCTAGTGAATCACTGGAGACAGCAACATGTTAAACAAACACCAGTCCAAAATGAAATCACTGTTTTGCTCCAAATCAGATAGCGGAAGAAATTGAGCGAAACCTCTCTGGATTCAAGTATCTCTTATGTGAGTATACTCGTACATTAATTTGTTCTCTATTCGTTTAACTTAGTCGGAAATTGTAAAGGGAAACAAAacgaaaagaaaaggaaaaagggaCCTTGGAAGTGACGGGTTTTTGGGCCCCTTTAGGGACAGTGGACTCCGCCATTCTTCACGGTTGAAACGGAGAAGAAGATGAGGCCACTGGTTTGATATTTTCCAGTTTTAACCCTAATTactaaaaccctaaacccaaaattataaaaacatgtttctataaaagattaatttaaaaatattttttagtaatttttataatattatatattataattacatattgaaaataattgtaattttaaattctaaataatcTTAGTTGTATTTATATTGGATCTGCAGAAGGAAAGTAGgtgaaaaagagaaaacaagagaaaattcaaaatttataaaaaggtTAAATTGCATTTTTCCCTTTTTGTAATAGTGAATTATAAATGTTTAGTTCCATACAattttaatgattaaaaatttgtttattcaacttttttttttagatatttttaggAGAGAAAAACattagattttttataaattaaaattagcttatatacatgataaaactaaaaaatcaaataaaaatttttaaaaattaatttacacataagttaattctaaaatttattcagaaattataattttaaaaatattattaattaacgCAAAGTTAACTCTTTAATCTTGTTGGTTTGAGACATGGATGATTATCAAAAAGTGAAAAAACACTTACAAGAGTATATGAGGACTTTTTTAATTCAAGAAAAAACATTTAAGTATTGAAAGTGACATAGGCAAACACTTATATAAACAAATAGTGTTGAAAGTGACATATTGAAGATAAAAACTATTTCTTTTGCTCTCCTTATGGACACCCAACATAAGTTTatagaatattattttatttccttaaaATATTATACAATCTTTTAAAGACCTACATTTCATTTtgcttctttattttttctttgattttttaagTGTTTCTTTAGTTATCTTCCTCTAAACAaaatttttattactttttatgcttcttgtttttattcttgtttCGTGTTATCCATCTTCAATTCCAATTACATCAAATAACTCCTAAGTTTTAGAACCTAACTTATCCTTATCATGTTCTTatccataaaaaataaatttgtaaaacatagtacaataaattaattatctaGAGAAAAAGTTGATACGCACACTATTCTACAAAGACTAAGTTTGTCTTTCTTGTTATACAAATTTATGTTTTGATATATCAGTGTGCTACTAACCACTCTCTATATGAAAAGTTTGTTGAAACTATCCATAACTAGTTTAAGATAAGCATGATAGTAATATGAAATTTTTCTCATATATGAAGAACATAAACATCCACCaaacaaagtacaaaaggaaCTTATGAAGTTCAAAAGTTCAAATTGTACAATGTAAAAGAAATGAAGACACTTTTATACTAGGAGGAGTAGAGAAAGAACAACATTGTTTATAAACCATTCTTAATAGAATAAAACAACACACTACACtaacataaatttaaaacttataaattattGCACACAAATACAAATTCGTAAGTGAATTCAGCATTACATATGGATATTAtccataaatattatttattgataaattcaacattacaaacaaattattacatacagatcgatatacataaataaattcaacattacatacaaattattaaaaaaataataacattaataaaaatattaataacaataatattaataataataataatattaatatagcCAATCATCATACATggaacaattttattatatgtttttttactaatattttttttttacctacAAAATGATaagtatatttaattattaaataaaaattatatgtaattattattttttaaataacatcGTGATAAAAGCAAATGactatttaaaaaacaaaatacaaaagcTATTGTtagtatatttaaaataaaaaataaatttatacgcaaagattttatttttaaaattaataaatatcatacttacattaatttgattttttggtTATTTTTACTTAATACTTTCAAGTTTTAGCACTAAATTTACTATAATACACTATAGAGACAAAAGAAACAGCATTCAAAAAAGGTTGgaaattttaaaacaacaaaatattctacagaaactaaaaaaataccaAAAGGCAATATTTACAATAATACTTCAAATGTATTTATTCTCAGGTATaatatacatttatttatttttttgaaatgtgactaaataattacaaaatcaTAGAGAATATATTGtgtttaaaaagataaaatattttttataattaaaaatagataaCTTTAAGGaataaggaataaaaaaaaaagaaaactttcACCAACCCCAGCAATATAAATATGTTGGAAGTTGGCTCTTGATGATCATCACAAAGCAAAAGCAAAAAAGTGTAGAACTCACAAATACACAGAGAAGACaagagaagaagagagagaTGGCTTGCAGGCAATTCTGGGCTTCAAGGGCTGCTTCTTACCTCAGGATCTCTGTCTTCAACAGGGCCTTTTCCAATGGTAACATCCCTCTCTCCTTAACCCTCTCTTCTTCTCTCTGTGTTATGCTGTgatctgtttttttttcattcatcacCAACAATTGAGTTTTTTTCATGTGTTATGATGTGGATCTTGATCTATGTCTTTCCTCTAATGATTTGAATCTAGGGTTTCTTATTTTCTAGATTggaaattaacatttttttttcatatgatttATGATGTGTGACGTGCATTCATCATTGTGCTGACTTGTAGTGTGTGGATTCAGATCTCTCAATTTGTTGGCACTGTTCACATTGTTTTTACACCGTTTCCTTTATGTTATTATCTATGCATGTGCTTTAATGGCATGGAGCTTTCTGAACGGTGGTGGGAAGGGAAAGTGCACCCATCCAGCCACTAAAAAAAGTAGCATAAGAAATAATGCACCCAATTTTCTATGATTTTGTCTTCACATTCTTAATGGCAGTATTTTCTGTGACCTACAAAATATGTTGCATTCTGAATCTGGTGTGATCAAACAGGAGAATGCCAAGGGTGGAGCTGGTAATAGATAGTGTATAGTGTTAAAAGGGGTAAGAGGGAATTTTTTAACACTGAGTTACAAAGGAAGCAAGGATAAATTctattaacatttgaaatatttCATGTTTGTATGCGTTTTCAGAGTTTGTTACCGAAAGTTTGAAGCATGGGTTGTAGCTATGCTGTTTGTTTGATTTCATATTAGATCAGAGAGAAAGGCTTTTCTAGTGTTCTAGTGCATATTGGAAATTTGCTAGAAAATACTTTTGGCTTTTTAAAGTTAACCATTGCCTATTTTTGGGATACTTTTATCTAACTTGACCCTTTATACTCATTAATACTAATTGGCTGGGTAAACATTTCCATCACACAACTGTTTAGTTTTATAACTTGAATGTAAACATCTTATGGGCCTTGATGATTTTCTGACTCGTGGCATATCTacatctttaattttatttcaaatgtaaTATTTGCATTTGAACCAGTAGGATATGGAAATGTTTGGTTGTTTTTGCAGTTGTTGCAACTAACATTCTTGTAGTTCATCTACATAGAGgcttttttatatgaaaaagaaCATCTAACTTGCATTGTTGGCTTCTTCCATGTTTACTTCCAGTTGTTAAAGATCTGAAGTATGCTGATTCCCATGAGTGGGTCAAAGTTGATGGAAATTCTGCAACTGTTGGCATAACTGATCATGCCCAAGATCATTTGGGTGATGTTGTGTATGTTGAGTTGCCTGAAGTGGGAACCACCGTGACACAAGGAGATAGTTTTGGTGCAGTTGAAAGTGTGAAGGCAACTAGTGATATTAACTCTCCTATTTCAGGAAAAGTGACCGAAGTTAATGAAGAGCTTAATAGCTCTCCTGCTTTGGTAAGTTTTTCTGCTTAATTCTAAGAGTTTTTTACATGAAAGACAAAATGTGTATGCTGAGTTTATAGGCACTAACCTTTTTCCCGCTTTTTGTACTTTGTTGTTTTTGCATGCTACATCTTGCATCACTACGCGTATGCTGAGTTTATAGGCACTAAACAGTTTTTTACATGAAAGACAAAATGTGTATGGAGTTTATAGGCACTAACTTTTTCCCCCCCTTTTTGTACTTTGCTGTTTTTGTATGCTACATCTTGGATCACTACGATTATCTGTAGCTTAAGTATTGCAAtgaataatttttgttataaacACCTAGAGTTTTAATGTTGTCCTACATTTCTTCACACAGGTCAACTCAAGCCCTTATAAAGATGGATGGATTATTAAGGTTGAACTGTCTGACAGTGGTGAAGTAAACAATTTGATGGATTCAGAAAAGTACACCAAATTCTGTGAAGAAGAAGATTCACATTAAGATCTTTCAGCACTCTCCATGGTGTACATCATGTTTTAATTGGGAAAGCTAAGAATGGCTTGTTCCCTTTTCTACATGTGTCATGTCTTGACttgtctatttttatttttctcgaGCTTCAGATTCAGTGGGATGATTTTTCACTCTTTGCAATGGAAATATGAATTTGATAATGTGGTAAATTGATGATTAGTTTTCTTTATTAAGCTATACCACTTTTGTTAGTTGAATgtaataattgagaaataagaTGGAACATTAGTTATCAAGAATTGAAGATGGAGTTGAGATTTCAACATCCATATTCTTTACACGCAATAGAAACAATTTTGCATTTAGAAAACTATTGGTATCGCTAGTTTAGAATGTATCCCATTTCACCTACTTCTTCCATGATTATGCAGGTGTCTCATTCCGTACATTTCAGAAAGCATTTAATGGGAAAACCTATGCATACTTATAAGACTAAAACTGAACAAAAACTAGATTGTACGCCATATTCACTCATTTCTGCATACTCTAACAATTTAATGTCCATATTTAACTGGAAAATTAGATTAAAACGTACAAAAAATTACTTGTAAGGGCCAttttgtgccacccccatatgtaatctggaatatatccagattacataatccataggcttattatttcaaatccaaagggtggaaaaagacttctggattatgtattCCGAAAGCTAATAACACATGAAAAAAagcttttggattacataatccagaagctaatcttatgtatagaaaaaaatttcagaTTATGTATTCCgaaagctaatcacaaaagacttccggattatataatccaaaatattgaaaagggtatttttggaatatgaaaaatttatgggagtggcacaagaaggtatggaggtgcaggaagaagcagcccagAACGCAAAGTTTTCTGGAAGATAATATTACTCAGGATTTAAAACATTGGGGCTTCTTCATGGTGCACCCCATGTTTTAATCATGCACCCCTGTGGATTTGTGGTGTTATGATGTGACTACATGTATTTTTGGTTGAGCATTTCATTGTTTCTGAATGGTGGTGGTTGTTGTGCTTGGTGACTAGAGGTGATGGTTGGTGACGAATGTTTTGTAGTTTCATTTTCAGAATCCAATAATCATTTTTTGAATTTCGTAATCCAAATTGTAAAATGTTATAagttaatttatgtaaaatcaaaaatacatatttatattcCAAAATACATTGTTACAAATTATTCATCTTAAAAacctaaattaaataaatattgttattaaatatcttaattatttatatttgtagtATGATTATACAAACTAAAGTGGTAATCTTGTTGAAATTGCATCATCTTTTATcataattacttatattttactcgatgattttaaatttaggagtttatttttgttgacacaagaaacattttataaaagatAGCTAGAGAGACATGTTAGCCGTCACATACACTTGAAAATGACATATATAAATAGTTATAAGTAACACATAACTTTCAAATACATGTATTTCTATTGTTGTAGTAGTCTAAATATAACCtcatttgttttataaaatattttataatttttttttcaatttcttttaggcttttctCTTGAAAATTTTCCTTTAAATTTCTTCTTCTCGTTTTTTCCTTGTGATATTccttgtttatatttttttttgtcttataaatatttttctcacTTTTTCATTAAATTCCTCTCGGATCTAATTACATAAGCCAACATACATGCTAGGAAAAAGACCTTGAATTAAATATTTGCGAAAGACTTCCCTTTGAGTTTCCTAAGAAACAAtgtgaaaaaaaagttttgcaTTTATCCTAAATAATATCAATAACAACTATGATGTATTTATGAGACAAATTATACCCAATAATATCAATATGATGTGtttaacaatataaaaataatatacttttattaaaaaatatagaattaaaatttagtgtttctcttgtatttttatttatttattacacgCCCGctactttaataataataatttttgttggGGTTGAAATATTTATATGTAGCTAATCTCTTCTTCCCAATTGATTCAAACTAACTGAAACGACACACGCAGAATCAAGGGTTTCGTTTCTTCTATCGCATCTATTCATTCCTTAAGTTTGCACTCACAAGCGCCAAAATCTCAATGAATTAATCTTCTCTCGTTTCAAAATTCCGAATCCTCGCAGTAGCTgcttctctctctcactttctcTTTACGATTTTCAGTAGCGCATCTCAGTTCCTAAATTTTATGCATGCCTTGTTTAGAACACGTTCGCACATTTAATCTTTGGATTTTATCTGATTTTTTCCTTGCTTGAATGCTTAGGAAACCTAAGAGCTGAAGCGATTTGCTCCTTcgtgttaattttatttttaaattgaagaCATGTTGAAgttcttgattttctttttttaattttgctaTTGAAAAGTTAACATTTCgttttatttatatgtatttGTTTTTGCTTGGTG encodes the following:
- the LOC137830386 gene encoding glycine cleavage system H protein 2, mitochondrial-like, whose translation is MIITKQKQKSVELTNTQRRQEKKREMACRQFWASRAASYLRISVFNRAFSNVVKDLKYADSHEWVKVDGNSATVGITDHAQDHLGDVVYVELPEVGTTVTQGDSFGAVESVKATSDINSPISGKVTEVNEELNSSPALVNSSPYKDGWIIKVELSDSGEVNNLMDSEKYTKFCEEEDSH